From Alloacidobacterium dinghuense:
GCGCCACCGCGAGATAGGTTTCGGCGAAGCGAACGCTGTAGTCCTCAAGCAGAGATCGCACCCTATCTGGATCCGTCGAGTGCACAATCATCCCTGCGTGATGGTGCTTCTTCATGCGGTAAACAATCTCCGGCGCGTCGAACATGGATGTATCCGGCTCCGCAGTCTTCGCCAGGCACAGCACGCTGCCCGCGTAATCCTGCTTTGTATACGGCAGCACATACGGCTCGCCGCGCATAGAGCACACCTCGATGCGCGCCCACTCCGCCCACAGGTTTACGCCGGTCGCGAACTCGACCACATCCGCAATAAACGCTCCGCCCACACGCGCCGCCACTTCGAGAAAATAGAAGCGCCCGTCTTTCGCGTGAATATATTCGGCATGCGTTACACCGCGCACCAGGCCCATCGCCGGAATCAACCGCGCATTGATCGTCGTCAATTCTTTCGCATCGTCATCACCGCGGTGGACGATCCGCGTCGTGAAGACGCCGCCTTCATGCATCACCTGCATAGGCGGCTTGCCATAGCGGCTCACCGCGGAAAAGACCACCTGCCGTTCGCTGGTAATTGCATCTACGTGATAGATGTCGCCCGGCACAAAGCGCTCCAGCAGGAAAAAGCTCTGACGATCACCGAGCTCATCGAGCGTGCGCCACAGTTGCTCGGGATCATGGATCTTTCTTATTCCGATCGCTGAAGCCTCTGCACGCGGCTTGAGCACCCACGGCCCTGGAACGTTCGCCATGTAGATACGCAGATCGTCGTAGTTCAATACCGGAGAAAATTCCGGCACCAGCGCTCCGGCTCGTTGTGCCTCAAAGCGCATCGCCAGTTTGTCGCGGAAGTGCGCGGTCGTGGTCCGCCCCATGCCGGGAACGCGCATATGCTCTCGCAGCGCAGCCACGGTCTCCATATCGAATTCATCGAGCGCCACCATGCGATCGATCTTCCAGCCACGCGCAACATAGGCCACGGTGCGGATAACGCCTTCCACACCGAGGTCAGCCGGCATGGTCAGCACATCTTCCAGAATGTCGCGCGGCCAGTCGGCGTGTTTCAGTTTTTCGACTGTCAACAGCACGATGCGGCAGCCCATCGCTGCGCACTGACGCATGAATGCCTGTCCCTTTTCATAGGTCGTAATACAGAGAATCCGCTCGCTCATGCTAGAAACACTACACCCTGAGAGGCTTTCTGTATCCGCCATTTTCCGTACGCTTCAGACCCGAAAAATACGCGTCGCTCAACAACCATCGCTGATATAGACTGTGGAGGCTCTGAACGTCAGGAGGAATGAATGGCTGCCATAGCCCAGCAACAACCGCTTACCCCAGAACGTTTTTTCAATGCCGTAAATGCCTATCAGCAGACGGAAGCACTGAAGGCAGCCATCGAGTTGGAAATCTTCACCGCTATCGCCGAAGGGAATACCAATGCAGCAACCATTGCCAAGCGTTGTTCGGCTTCCGAGCGCGGCGCGCGCACGCTATGCGATTTCCTGACCATTCATGGCTTCCTGACCAAAGAAGGATCACAGTACGATCTCGCACCGGATTCAGCCCTGTTCCTCAACCGGCATTCCCCGGCATATGTCGGCGGTGCGATTGAGTTCATGCTCACTCCTCGATTACGTGAAGGTAACGCGCGCCTGGCCGACGCCGTGCGTAAGGGAGGCTCGGCGTTAGGCGACGACGTGCTCGAGCCCGATAATCACATCTGGGTAAAGTTTGCCGAGGCCATGATGCCGCTCACGCGGATGGCCTCTGAGATCATGGCTGTCGAACTTCGCAAGGGCGGTGAATCGCACAAGGTTCTCGATATCGCTGCCAGTCATGGCATGTATGGAATCGCCGTGGCAAAGCAGAATCCCGCCGCGCACATCCATGCTGTTGATTGGGAAAATGTGCTCGAGGTTGCAAAGAGGAACGCGCGCGCCATGGGATTTGCCGATCGCCATCACTTGATTCCCGGGAGTGCCTTCGAGGTTGAACTCGGCAGCGGTTACGATCTGGCGCTGATCACAAATTTCCTGCACCACTTCGATGCCCCGACCTGTACCACGTTTATGCGGAGAGTGCATGCCGCGCTCAAGCCAGGTGGCCGCGCCGCGATTCTTGAATTCGTTCCCAATCCAGATCGCGTCACTCCGCCCGCGCCGGCTGCCTTCAGCATGACGATGCTGGCGAATACTCCATCGGGCGATGCCTATACCTTCGCTGAACTTGAGACCATTGCGAAACATGCCGGCTTTTCACGTGTAGAACTCGCGCCACCGCAAGTCGGAATGGGTCGCCTGGTAATTGCGTATCGCTAGACCAATCTAAAGTCTGTGAATTGCCGTACCAGAAGAGACCGTTTGAGGACGGCTCTTCCTGCATGCCGCGAAAAACAACAGGCCCGAATCGGATCGGCGCAGCCAAGCACCAGAGAGCCCCGCACCATAGCCAGCCAGAACTCTCGAGCAAATTTCATCCGCACCTCGCATCCTTGGTTCGCTTGGCTCTACCATAAGTGTTTGCAAGGAAACTGTACTGCTCGAAACTATGGCTTTGCCCGACACAACAATTCTCTCGGCTGCTGAAATCACCCGGCAACAGGATCACCTGACATCCCTCTGGCATCAGCAGCGGGCTGCTATTCCGGCTGGAAGCCTTGGGACATTTCTGGACAGTGTGATCGCCCAGCATCTGGCGAACTTCCAGCTCTGGCACACAGAAGACGATGCCCGGGCACCACATGCGACCGATCACGACCTCGCGGAAGTAAAGCGCGCCATCGACCGTATCAACCAGCGCCGCAACGATCTGGCCGAGAGCTGCGACGTGGTTCTGCTTGACCACCTGCGGGCGCTCAACCTCCCTAATCCCAAAGCTGAGCTGAATTCCGAAAGCCCCGGCCTCATCATCGACCGGCTTTCGATCCTATCGCTGAAGATCTTCCACACCACCGAAGAAATCGAGCGCCCAGACGCACCCGAGGGCCACGCCGAACGCAATCGAGCCCGCCTTGAAATTCTCCAAGACCAACGCCACGATCTTGCTCATTGCCTCGACCGCCTCTGGCAGCAGACTCTCGCTGGCACGCGCAGCTTCAAGCTCTATCGGCAACTTAAAATGTACAACGATCCAGCCCTGAACCCGGCCGTTTACACCCCAAACAAACCAACTTCGTGAAAGCCGGACCAAACAACTCAGCCCACGCGTCTAACGAATTGAAAGGAAGAACCACCTATGCGATGCTTGGTTGCACTCCTCGCCCTCAGCGTCGCCCTGCCGGTCCATGCCGCACCAGCTAGCAAAGAGTTGGCGCCACCGCCCGCCGGCGCGACTCTGCCTGTTCTCCTCAACAAAACGCTTAAGCCTCAAAATCTCCAACTAGGACAGCCAATCACAGCGGAGTTCGTGCAGTCAGTGCCAGTCAAGAAAGACGTCAACCTGCCCAGGGGCACAAAGCTCACGGGTCATGTTGTCGGTGTCA
This genomic window contains:
- a CDS encoding ATP-grasp domain-containing protein; the protein is MSERILCITTYEKGQAFMRQCAAMGCRIVLLTVEKLKHADWPRDILEDVLTMPADLGVEGVIRTVAYVARGWKIDRMVALDEFDMETVAALREHMRVPGMGRTTTAHFRDKLAMRFEAQRAGALVPEFSPVLNYDDLRIYMANVPGPWVLKPRAEASAIGIRKIHDPEQLWRTLDELGDRQSFFLLERFVPGDIYHVDAITSERQVVFSAVSRYGKPPMQVMHEGGVFTTRIVHRGDDDAKELTTINARLIPAMGLVRGVTHAEYIHAKDGRFYFLEVAARVGGAFIADVVEFATGVNLWAEWARIEVCSMRGEPYVLPYTKQDYAGSVLCLAKTAEPDTSMFDAPEIVYRMKKHHHAGMIVHSTDPDRVRSLLEDYSVRFAETYLAVAPVPDKPTA
- a CDS encoding class I SAM-dependent methyltransferase, whose amino-acid sequence is MAAIAQQQPLTPERFFNAVNAYQQTEALKAAIELEIFTAIAEGNTNAATIAKRCSASERGARTLCDFLTIHGFLTKEGSQYDLAPDSALFLNRHSPAYVGGAIEFMLTPRLREGNARLADAVRKGGSALGDDVLEPDNHIWVKFAEAMMPLTRMASEIMAVELRKGGESHKVLDIAASHGMYGIAVAKQNPAAHIHAVDWENVLEVAKRNARAMGFADRHHLIPGSAFEVELGSGYDLALITNFLHHFDAPTCTTFMRRVHAALKPGGRAAILEFVPNPDRVTPPAPAAFSMTMLANTPSGDAYTFAELETIAKHAGFSRVELAPPQVGMGRLVIAYR
- a CDS encoding DUF4254 domain-containing protein, with amino-acid sequence MALPDTTILSAAEITRQQDHLTSLWHQQRAAIPAGSLGTFLDSVIAQHLANFQLWHTEDDARAPHATDHDLAEVKRAIDRINQRRNDLAESCDVVLLDHLRALNLPNPKAELNSESPGLIIDRLSILSLKIFHTTEEIERPDAPEGHAERNRARLEILQDQRHDLAHCLDRLWQQTLAGTRSFKLYRQLKMYNDPALNPAVYTPNKPTS